A single Acidobacteriota bacterium DNA region contains:
- a CDS encoding BTAD domain-containing putative transcriptional regulator, giving the protein MVHRLEIRLLGGFDVRNDSQRLTGFESQKVRALLAYLVCNRQRQLSRDILADLLWPDLDESAGRRNLRQALYNLRSALQMDAKEPSPVTATRNSIRLRSDLDVWCDVEAFQQVLAGSETSSSDTTPKELAGAVQLYRGDFLAGFYVKDSPAFDEWLTNEQERLRETVIEALKTLVEHYLESGSYSLGVQYAWRWVNLDPLSELAHRQLIRLYALTGRRERAVAQFEECRRILREELGIEPRQVTSNLYQWIQLQDRVESQPPPMAMASHYPQLSMVGRAQEMAQLLDWWQEGEGKDGLRICLIEGIGGVGKSHLVESVVESIRRRGRVNLLRARASNEAVSGSYQPVEEALRSAVMSQTGYIRRALAELSPIILAELTEMFPVLRSQRPDLPGRDPEAGTDALFEATGMLLEELCRPFEPKQPSVPLILFLDDLHLAGGDTFLLLERLASDDLAGPVRIFGCHLPEGQNIQSPIEELVERLSRHSPPVRRLRLGPLGEEALEQVSEQLLAAPEDHPLPRYLERQTGGLPVALLEVIYDRYESGHLRPGPDQRWHWQGELDIREDQLPTPLDELIWERARRLPRSARRLLTLAAVVGQRFDADLLARVEKEDLSVVWANLKIWIDRQMVRPMDEPWAEVERYPSPAPTDSTDLRVPIEFSHRRLRTVIYRHLPPSRRAAIHGQVAKVLEERAARGWVAWSETLAHHFAAAGDWRQAVRYHHRAADLARRHPSPVRTLLHCERALQLLPKTDMEEAEAQDLSRQLMRLRGEAREMLENEDAAPFLPDTESVAAEPFTD; this is encoded by the coding sequence ATGGTGCATCGACTAGAAATACGGCTTCTCGGCGGATTCGACGTCCGCAATGATTCCCAGCGCCTGACGGGGTTTGAATCCCAGAAGGTCCGGGCGCTGCTCGCCTACCTTGTATGCAATCGCCAGCGCCAGCTGTCCCGGGACATCCTCGCCGATCTTCTGTGGCCGGACCTGGACGAGTCCGCCGGACGGCGCAACCTTCGTCAGGCCCTCTACAACCTGCGTTCGGCGCTGCAGATGGACGCCAAGGAGCCGTCGCCGGTCACCGCTACCCGCAACAGCATCCGCTTGCGCAGCGATCTCGACGTCTGGTGTGACGTGGAGGCTTTCCAACAGGTCCTTGCGGGCAGCGAGACGAGCTCCTCCGACACCACCCCCAAGGAGCTCGCTGGTGCCGTGCAGCTGTACCGGGGCGACTTTCTCGCCGGATTCTACGTCAAGGACTCGCCGGCCTTCGACGAATGGCTGACCAACGAGCAGGAACGGCTCCGGGAAACCGTCATCGAGGCCCTCAAGACGCTGGTCGAGCATTATTTGGAGAGCGGCAGCTACTCCCTGGGAGTGCAATACGCCTGGCGCTGGGTCAACCTCGATCCCCTTTCCGAGCTCGCCCATCGCCAGCTGATCCGCCTCTACGCCCTCACCGGCCGGCGGGAACGGGCGGTGGCGCAATTCGAGGAATGCCGCCGCATCCTGCGCGAAGAGCTGGGCATCGAGCCCCGCCAAGTGACCTCCAACCTCTACCAGTGGATCCAGCTCCAGGATCGGGTGGAATCCCAACCCCCGCCCATGGCCATGGCCAGCCACTACCCGCAGCTGAGCATGGTGGGCCGTGCCCAGGAGATGGCCCAGCTGCTCGATTGGTGGCAGGAAGGAGAGGGCAAGGACGGCCTGCGCATTTGCCTCATCGAGGGCATCGGCGGCGTCGGCAAGAGCCATCTGGTGGAGTCGGTGGTGGAGAGCATCCGGCGCAGGGGACGAGTCAATCTGTTGCGCGCCCGAGCCTCCAACGAAGCGGTATCGGGCAGCTACCAACCGGTGGAGGAGGCGTTGCGGTCGGCGGTGATGTCCCAGACCGGCTACATCCGCCGCGCCCTGGCGGAGCTCTCACCGATCATTCTGGCGGAGCTGACGGAGATGTTTCCCGTCCTGCGCTCCCAGCGGCCGGATTTGCCCGGACGCGATCCCGAAGCGGGTACCGACGCTCTCTTCGAAGCCACCGGCATGCTGCTGGAGGAGCTCTGCCGTCCCTTCGAGCCCAAGCAGCCCTCGGTACCGCTGATTCTCTTCCTCGACGATCTGCACCTTGCCGGTGGAGATACCTTCTTACTCCTCGAGCGGCTGGCCAGCGACGATCTCGCCGGACCGGTGCGCATCTTCGGCTGTCATCTTCCCGAGGGCCAGAACATCCAAAGCCCCATCGAGGAGCTGGTGGAACGGCTGTCCCGGCACTCCCCGCCCGTGCGCCGGCTGCGTCTAGGCCCCCTGGGCGAAGAAGCTCTCGAGCAGGTCAGCGAGCAGCTGCTGGCAGCCCCGGAGGATCACCCCCTCCCCCGCTATCTGGAACGCCAGACCGGCGGCTTGCCGGTAGCGCTGCTGGAGGTGATCTACGACCGCTACGAGAGCGGCCATCTGCGGCCGGGACCGGATCAGCGGTGGCATTGGCAGGGCGAGCTAGACATTCGAGAGGACCAGCTACCCACCCCCCTCGACGAGCTGATCTGGGAGCGAGCCCGCCGGCTGCCCCGCTCCGCCCGCCGCCTGCTGACCCTGGCGGCGGTGGTAGGGCAACGCTTCGATGCCGACCTGCTGGCACGGGTGGAGAAAGAGGATCTATCGGTGGTGTGGGCCAACCTGAAGATCTGGATCGACCGCCAGATGGTGCGCCCCATGGACGAGCCCTGGGCCGAAGTGGAGCGCTACCCCAGTCCCGCTCCCACCGACTCGACGGACCTGCGAGTCCCCATCGAGTTCAGTCATCGGCGGCTGCGGACGGTGATCTACCGTCACCTGCCGCCGTCTCGCCGGGCCGCCATCCACGGCCAGGTCGCCAAAGTGCTGGAGGAACGGGCGGCGCGGGGGTGGGTCGCCTGGTCGGAGACCCTGGCCCATCACTTCGCTGCCGCTGGAGACTGGCGCCAGGCGGTGCGCTACCACCATCGTGCGGCGGACCTGGCGCGGCGGCACCCGTCGCCGGTGCGCACCCTCTTACACTGCGAGCGAGCTCTCCAACTGCTGCCCAAGACCGACATGGAAGAGGCCGAGGCGCAGGACCTGAGCCGGCAGC